Proteins from one Aquicoccus sp. G2-2 genomic window:
- the dndB gene encoding DNA sulfur modification protein DndB, whose amino-acid sequence MSGNFYTFAAIRGIQAGSEYYVVMVPLKLVPKIFEFDGHELPADLRAQRVISNARVPQITAYLSENFEEYTFSSLCASVDGELEFTPANETLSFRNVGELKLSMTARIILNDGQHRRAAIAEALKTRPKLENETISVVLFVDEGLERCQQMFADLNKNAVRPSGSLNVLYDRRNPLARLSTSVLENIMFYQDFVELEKTSLSNRAKALFTLSSLNQANQLLAGPNADRFGDATEKTVVAFWKRVSEVIPDWQSLAQGNVTAGDLRKETVHAHGVMLQAFGLLGSRLIAASPDSWLEPLAALGQIDWSKRNTELWHPRVMGATRMDGSSKSVHLAANVLIQAVGLQLTEREQANEDAYQASLIEQKVPA is encoded by the coding sequence ATGAGTGGAAATTTCTACACCTTTGCGGCCATTCGGGGCATCCAGGCTGGGTCCGAGTATTACGTGGTTATGGTCCCATTGAAATTGGTACCAAAGATCTTCGAGTTTGACGGCCATGAGTTGCCTGCAGATCTCAGGGCGCAACGCGTCATTTCAAATGCGCGCGTTCCACAGATTACCGCATATCTTTCTGAAAACTTTGAAGAATATACGTTTTCATCTCTCTGCGCCTCAGTAGATGGTGAACTCGAGTTTACACCCGCCAATGAAACGCTCTCGTTTCGCAACGTCGGTGAGCTGAAGCTCTCGATGACAGCGAGAATAATTCTGAATGACGGCCAACACAGGCGGGCGGCAATCGCAGAAGCCTTGAAAACACGCCCCAAGCTTGAGAACGAAACCATCTCGGTCGTATTGTTTGTGGACGAAGGGCTAGAGCGGTGTCAGCAGATGTTTGCTGATCTCAACAAGAACGCGGTGCGGCCCTCCGGGTCCTTGAATGTCCTTTACGATCGTCGGAATCCTTTGGCTAGGTTGAGCACGAGCGTCCTTGAAAACATTATGTTCTATCAGGACTTTGTAGAGCTAGAAAAAACCTCACTGTCTAATCGCGCGAAGGCACTTTTTACTCTTTCAAGCTTGAACCAAGCAAACCAGCTTTTGGCAGGTCCGAATGCAGACAGGTTTGGCGACGCAACCGAGAAGACTGTCGTCGCGTTTTGGAAACGTGTATCGGAAGTGATCCCGGATTGGCAAAGCCTTGCACAAGGTAATGTGACCGCAGGGGACTTAAGGAAAGAGACTGTGCACGCTCACGGTGTGATGTTGCAAGCGTTTGGCCTTTTGGGTTCAAGACTAATCGCAGCGTCCCCGGACTCATGGCTAGAGCCGTTAGCTGCTCTTGGCCAGATTGATTGGAGCAAGCGAAATACAGAGCTTTGGCATCCGCGTGTCATGGGCGCGACGCGCATGGACGGAAGCAGCAAGTCCGTGCACTTGGCAGCAAATGTTCTCATCCAAGCTGTTGGCCTGCAATTGACGGAAAGAGAGCAGGCAAACGAAGACGCTTACCAAGCATCATTGATCGAACAAAAGGTGCCAGCATGA
- the dndC gene encoding DNA phosphorothioation system sulfurtransferase DndC, translated as MTKADVGSEPPAAGISVPDVERHIQAVYLADDRPWVIGYSGGKDSTCALQLIWNAVLCLPENKRTKPIFVLSSDTLVETPVIVNYIDETLAAINAAAADQEMPISAQKVVPEIADSFWVNLIGRGYPAPSKRFRWCTERLKIDPANAFIKNRVAEFGEVVMVLGVRSSESATRAQVMSLHRIEGTALSRHSTLPGAYVFTPIEAFNVDDVWGFLLQNNSPWGSDNRDLLAMYRNAQAGECPLVVDKQTESCGNSRFGCWVCTVVTKDKAMEALIDNGEDWLEPLLDLRDELAATQEPSRKREFRDFRRRDGSVTFVGEAETPIPGPYLFDYRKTVLRKLLEAQEAVNTHAPPGEKTTLIQDEELREIRRIWRVEQGDWSDSVSEIVLSVTGRELPLDGVDAFEFQAGDATVLQEVCDEFDVPPRLLAQLLEAERSVRGLKRRTQIHRKVASILEQEWRDEEAVVAERKDRIALNETDVTTDALFEAEQ; from the coding sequence ATGACCAAAGCCGACGTGGGCAGCGAGCCACCAGCAGCAGGTATTTCTGTTCCAGACGTGGAACGGCATATTCAGGCCGTCTATCTCGCCGATGACCGACCTTGGGTCATTGGATATAGCGGTGGGAAGGATTCGACCTGCGCGCTTCAACTCATTTGGAATGCTGTACTGTGCCTTCCCGAGAACAAGCGCACCAAGCCAATTTTTGTGCTCAGCTCGGACACGTTGGTTGAGACACCGGTAATCGTAAACTACATTGATGAAACGCTTGCGGCGATAAACGCGGCAGCTGCAGACCAAGAGATGCCAATTTCAGCGCAGAAAGTTGTTCCGGAAATCGCGGACAGTTTCTGGGTTAACTTGATCGGGCGTGGCTATCCAGCACCCTCCAAGCGGTTTCGCTGGTGTACAGAGCGTTTGAAAATTGATCCTGCTAACGCGTTCATCAAAAATCGCGTCGCTGAGTTTGGCGAAGTCGTAATGGTCTTGGGAGTTAGGTCATCCGAGAGCGCGACGCGCGCCCAAGTGATGTCGTTGCACCGAATTGAAGGCACAGCGCTTTCGAGGCACTCGACCCTACCGGGAGCCTATGTTTTCACACCGATCGAAGCGTTCAATGTTGATGACGTATGGGGGTTCTTGCTTCAGAACAACTCACCTTGGGGCTCGGACAATCGCGACCTGTTGGCCATGTATAGGAACGCGCAAGCCGGGGAATGTCCGCTGGTTGTCGATAAGCAGACAGAAAGTTGTGGTAACTCGCGGTTCGGATGCTGGGTTTGTACGGTTGTCACAAAAGACAAGGCAATGGAGGCCTTGATTGACAATGGTGAGGATTGGCTTGAGCCGCTCCTGGACTTGCGCGACGAATTAGCTGCAACACAAGAGCCAAGCCGAAAGCGCGAGTTCAGAGACTTCAGGCGGCGTGATGGATCGGTCACATTTGTGGGCGAAGCAGAAACCCCTATCCCCGGGCCGTATCTCTTTGACTATCGCAAGACGGTCTTGCGCAAACTCTTAGAAGCACAGGAAGCGGTGAATACGCACGCACCTCCTGGCGAAAAAACGACCCTGATACAAGATGAAGAACTCCGTGAGATCCGACGAATCTGGCGCGTCGAGCAGGGTGATTGGTCCGATTCAGTATCAGAAATTGTGTTGTCCGTTACCGGTCGGGAACTTCCGCTGGATGGGGTCGACGCATTCGAATTCCAAGCTGGAGATGCCACGGTTCTTCAAGAGGTATGCGACGAGTTTGATGTGCCGCCACGTCTTTTGGCCCAGTTACTGGAGGCTGAGCGGTCGGTGCGTGGGCTAAAACGGCGCACACAAATTCACCGAAAAGTGGCATCAATCCTGGAGCAAGAATGGCGAGACGAAGAGGCCGTAGTCGCTGAACGCAAAGACCGGATCGCCCTCAATGAAACAGATGTTACAACGGATGCTTTGTTCGAGGCCGAACAATGA